One segment of Anopheles stephensi strain Indian chromosome 3, UCI_ANSTEP_V1.0, whole genome shotgun sequence DNA contains the following:
- the LOC118512176 gene encoding protein ST7 homolog encodes MWDSSVFLSTLTPKFYVALTGTSSLISGLILIFEWWYFRKYGTSFIEQVSINHISPWISGNDNGTDSPAPTSTGGNGGSSGSSGTTQSMPECKVWRNPLNLFRGAEYQRFYWATQKEPLTFYDMNLSAQDHQTFFTCEGDAGKAEYEIMQTAWRERNPVVRIKAAKSALELNPDCAPAYILLAEEEATTIVEAEKILRTALKVAESNYKRSQTFQHQGTIAEGIHRRDTNVLIYIKRRLAMCARKLGKLKEAVKMFRDLTKEISPIMNVLNIHENLLEALLEMQAYADCQAVLAKYDDISLPKSATICYTAALLKARVVAEKFSPDVASKRGLSPAEMSAVEAIHRAVEFNPHVPKYLLEMKQLILPPEHILKRGDSEALAYAFFHLSHWKNVEGALNLLHCTWEGTFRMLPYPLERGHLFYPYPTCTECADRELLPAFHEVSVYPKKELPFFILFTAGLCSITALLALLTHQYPESMGIFASTTLGWFSLPFHFVKERIEAIWPCNLLQQLSRI; translated from the exons ATGTGGGATTCATCGGTGTTTCTTAGCACAC TGACTCCCAAATTCTACGTAGCCCTTACCGGCACATCTAGTCTCATTTCCGGGCTGATACTCATATTCGAATGGTGGTACTTCCGCAAGTACGGAACGTCTTTCATTG aACAAGTCTCTATCAATCACATCAGTCCGTGGATCAGTGGAAACGATAATGGCACCGACTCACCGGCCCCAACCAGTACGGGCGGCAACGGTGgaagcagtggcagcagcggAACTACGCAAAGCATGCCCGAATGTAAAGTGTGGCGCAATCCACTCAACCTGTTCCGTGGCGCCGAGTATCAGCGGTTTTATTGGGCCACTCAGAAGGAACCGCTCACGTTTTACGACATGAACCTGTCCGCACAAGACCATCAGACGTTCTTCACCTGTGAGGGTGACGCCGGCAAGGCGGAGTACGAAATCATGCAAACGGCGTGGCGCGAACGGAACCCGGTCGTGCGGATTAAGGCGGCTAAAAGTGCGCTCGAGCTCAACCCGGACTGTGCCCCGGCCTACATACTGCTGGCGGAGGAAGAGGCGACCACGATCGTGGAGGCCGAGAAGATTCTGCGGACCGCACTGAAGGTGGCCGAAAGCAACTACAAGCGGTCGCAAACCTTCCAGCACCAGGGCACGATTGCGGAGGGCATCCATCGGCGGGACACGAACGTGCTGATCTACATCAAGCGCCGGCTGGCCATGTGTGCCCGCAAGCTGGGCAAGCTGAAGGAGGCGGTCAAGATGTTCCGCGACCTCACCAAGGAGATCTCGCCCATCATGAACGTGCTGAACATCCACGAGAATCTGCTCGAAGCGCTGCTGGAGATGCAGGCGTACGCCGACTGTCAGGCGGTGCTGGCCAAGTACGACGACATCTCGCTACCAAAGTCGGCCACCATCTGCTACACGGCCGCGCTGCTAAAGGCGCGCGTAGTGGCCGAAAAGTTCTCGCCCGACGTGGCCTCCAAGCGCGGCCTCAGTCCGGCGGAAATGAGTGCGGTCGAGGCCATTCATCGGGCGGTCGAGTTTAATCCGCACGTGCCGAAGTATTTGCTCGAGATGAAGCAGCTCATTCTGCCGCCCGAGCACATCCTGAAGCGCGGCGACTCGGAGGCGCTGGCGTACGCGTTCTTCCATCTGAGCCATTGGAAGAACGTGGAGGGTGCGCTCAATCTGCTACACTGCACCTGGGAGGGCACATTCCGGATGTTGCCGTACCCGCTCGAACGTGGCCATCTGTTCTACCCGTACCCGACCTGCACCGAGTGTGCCGACCGTGAACTGCTGCCAGCCTTCCACGAGGTGTCCGTGTATCCGAAGAAGGAGCTTCCGTTCTTCATCCTCTTCACGGCTGGCCTCTGCTCGATTACGGCCCTGCTGGCACTGCTCACCCACCAGTACCCGGAGTCGATGGGTATCTTTGCCAGCACGACGCTCGGCTGGTTCTCGCTGCCGTTTCACTTCGTGAAGGAACGCATCGAGGCGATCTGGCCGTGCAATCTGCTACAACAGCTTTCGCGCATTTAA